Proteins encoded within one genomic window of Halocatena marina:
- a CDS encoding electron transfer flavoprotein subunit alpha/FixB family protein: MILSLIEHEDGTPSDVSLQMLTLARDIAEQTDSSLAAIVFDDGDAVTDAVATQGVEDVYSVTHDRLDVYAPEAWAESVDQLVEELDPEAVLAAGTDRGHEVLAHVVARRDLPMAANCTEVDAGDAYEVTRQRWGGSLIEHARFDSGMPVLTTAAHEIAAEPATEAADVTTHDFTPTLDDDDFRVRVSRREESDAEGIPLGEARIVVGGGRGVGSSEDFDQLEELAELLGGTVGSSRAAVNEGWRPHDDQIGLTGAKIAPKLYVACGISGAVQHMVGCKGADNILAINTDPETSIIQKGEYAVIGDLHEVVPALNEAIRNGQ; the protein is encoded by the coding sequence GTGATCCTCAGCTTAATCGAACACGAAGACGGCACGCCGAGCGACGTGTCGCTCCAGATGCTCACGTTGGCTCGTGACATCGCCGAACAAACAGATTCGTCGCTAGCTGCCATCGTGTTTGATGATGGAGACGCTGTGACCGACGCGGTAGCCACACAGGGCGTCGAAGATGTCTACAGCGTCACCCACGACCGCCTCGACGTGTATGCGCCAGAGGCGTGGGCCGAAAGCGTCGACCAGCTCGTCGAAGAACTCGACCCGGAGGCTGTTCTGGCTGCTGGTACCGATCGTGGTCACGAGGTTTTGGCACACGTCGTCGCCAGACGTGATCTACCGATGGCCGCAAACTGCACCGAAGTGGACGCTGGCGATGCCTACGAAGTGACGCGACAACGCTGGGGTGGCAGCCTCATCGAACACGCTCGATTCGATAGCGGGATGCCGGTGCTCACGACCGCAGCACACGAGATAGCCGCAGAACCAGCCACCGAGGCAGCCGACGTGACGACCCACGATTTCACACCGACACTCGATGACGACGACTTCCGTGTCCGCGTCTCACGACGGGAAGAGTCCGATGCAGAGGGCATTCCGTTAGGAGAGGCCCGCATCGTCGTCGGTGGAGGCCGTGGCGTCGGAAGTAGCGAAGACTTTGATCAGTTAGAAGAGCTTGCAGAACTGCTCGGTGGGACGGTTGGCTCCTCGCGTGCCGCTGTCAACGAGGGATGGCGTCCCCACGACGACCAGATCGGCCTGACCGGTGCCAAGATCGCACCGAAGCTCTATGTCGCCTGTGGGATCAGCGGTGCGGTCCAGCATATGGTTGGCTGTAAGGGAGCGGACAACATTCTCGCAATCAACACAGATCCCGAAACGTCCATCATCCAAAAAGGAGAGTACGCCGTCATCGGTGACCTCCACGAGGTCGTCCCAGCACTGAATGAGGCGATTCGGAATGGACAATGA
- a CDS encoding bacterio-opsin activator domain-containing protein, with product MSSLSSALDSACVLLVGTTDWVGTLAQTLETDTGATVRVVATADEALTVYHEESVHCLISEYALAESTGLQLLRTIRSETTTTPVILCTAAGNESIASEAVSAGVTDYIALTGDEAWIEDSLERIERAIRTARRTETLRDRARQFDAIFHDSRSATWVLDPDGHLVRVNQTAREMIEHDTESVVEQPFWTLPWWPRSNGIQSDVRQIVEKALDGTFSTAVITRTEADDSPQVSELSARPVRDERGSIVSIIVEEVDITERVDLERELRQSEELHRVTLNNMTDTVLITDDSGAYTYVCPNVHFIFGYTANEIRELGTIDALLGDDLFDRDELTDNGVLKNIECTATDKAGREHTLLVNVREVSIQDGTLLYSCRDITKRKQREEALATLQETTRDFLYAETRAEIAQRTVEDVSSVLGLDASAVYLFDVDGNNLQPTAYSTSMERLNGPPLTTHTDPDSLTGYSFVEDESLFFDDVHSSDRLENRATDLRSAAYIPLGEHGVFIAGAADVGLFDDVTRELADLLAATAEAALDRVKRESRLREQDRELQHQNSQLTALNRINEIIRDIDQALVQAETREEIDRAVCDRLTADDRFAFAWIGVIDPVEGSLQPRAWAGAERGYLDSLAVSVDESESEPSKQTAATREVTMVTNVANRLRQESWRKEALSRGFHSVLSVLLAYDEFTYGVLTVYAESQNAFDETSRAVLAELGETIASATSAVERKNALVTTSMTRLEFKIEDPAFVLSRLAQEADCTLSYHGGVQQTTDGVYVFVTVEGAVVDAAERVATELVAVEEVHRISADGTEGVLRLKLAQPFLALELADHGAVLHSASVDASSANLVIDVPDSVDVRHITQLVTEPFDNVEFQSKQTLDRTSSQSLYSQFLDQLTDRQLEVVQMAYYSGFFESPRENTGEEIADVLDISPTAFYRHARTVQRKLFSTLFDDVGIPTSSMD from the coding sequence ATGTCGTCTCTATCCAGCGCGTTGGACTCGGCTTGCGTGCTTCTCGTTGGTACGACCGATTGGGTCGGAACACTCGCGCAGACGCTGGAAACTGACACCGGGGCAACTGTTCGGGTGGTTGCAACCGCTGATGAAGCGCTCACCGTCTATCACGAGGAGTCGGTTCACTGCCTCATCAGTGAATATGCCCTTGCTGAATCGACCGGTCTCCAACTACTCCGAACAATTCGTTCGGAAACGACGACGACGCCCGTTATTCTGTGTACTGCAGCAGGAAACGAATCGATCGCTAGTGAAGCCGTTTCTGCGGGAGTCACCGACTACATCGCTCTGACTGGCGACGAAGCGTGGATCGAGGACAGTCTGGAGCGTATCGAACGAGCCATTCGAACCGCTCGACGAACAGAGACCCTGCGAGATCGAGCACGACAGTTCGATGCGATATTTCACGACTCACGGTCCGCGACGTGGGTGCTCGATCCTGATGGTCATCTCGTACGAGTCAACCAGACTGCCCGTGAGATGATCGAACATGATACCGAAAGCGTCGTCGAACAACCATTCTGGACGCTTCCATGGTGGCCAAGATCGAATGGGATTCAATCAGACGTTCGTCAAATAGTCGAGAAAGCCCTCGATGGCACGTTTAGCACCGCGGTGATTACCCGAACAGAAGCAGACGACAGTCCACAGGTGAGCGAGCTGTCTGCTCGTCCTGTTCGGGACGAACGTGGATCCATCGTCTCCATCATCGTCGAAGAAGTCGATATCACCGAACGGGTTGATCTCGAACGTGAACTCCGACAGTCCGAGGAGCTTCACCGCGTCACGCTCAACAACATGACTGATACGGTCCTGATTACCGATGATTCGGGGGCCTACACCTACGTCTGTCCTAACGTTCACTTCATATTCGGATACACCGCAAACGAAATTCGTGAACTCGGTACGATCGATGCCCTTCTCGGCGATGATCTCTTCGATCGGGACGAACTCACGGACAATGGTGTACTGAAGAACATCGAGTGTACGGCGACGGACAAAGCGGGACGTGAGCATACACTGTTAGTAAATGTCAGGGAGGTATCTATTCAGGATGGGACGCTGCTGTATAGCTGTCGAGATATCACAAAGCGAAAGCAGCGCGAAGAAGCGTTGGCTACGCTTCAGGAAACGACGCGTGATTTCCTCTATGCAGAAACCAGAGCGGAGATCGCCCAACGCACCGTCGAAGACGTTTCGAGCGTCCTCGGCCTCGATGCGAGCGCGGTCTATCTCTTCGATGTTGACGGAAATAATCTGCAGCCGACTGCGTATTCAACCTCGATGGAGCGGTTGAACGGCCCTCCCCTGACCACGCATACCGATCCCGACAGTCTCACTGGCTACAGCTTCGTCGAGGACGAATCCTTGTTTTTCGACGATGTCCATAGCTCCGATCGGCTCGAAAATCGAGCGACTGACCTCCGAAGTGCTGCGTACATCCCGTTGGGCGAGCACGGAGTCTTTATCGCTGGTGCAGCTGATGTCGGACTGTTCGATGACGTCACACGAGAGCTCGCCGATCTGCTCGCTGCAACGGCTGAAGCCGCTCTCGATCGTGTCAAGCGTGAGAGCCGCTTGCGCGAACAAGATCGTGAGCTGCAACACCAGAACAGCCAGCTCACCGCACTGAACCGCATCAACGAGATCATTCGTGACATCGATCAAGCGCTCGTACAGGCAGAAACACGCGAGGAAATCGATCGTGCTGTCTGTGATCGCTTGACGGCTGATGATCGATTCGCGTTCGCCTGGATCGGTGTGATCGACCCGGTTGAAGGCTCGTTACAGCCACGAGCGTGGGCTGGTGCGGAACGGGGCTACCTCGATAGCCTCGCTGTTTCTGTGGACGAATCCGAATCGGAGCCATCGAAACAAACTGCGGCCACCCGAGAAGTAACGATGGTCACGAACGTCGCTAATCGCCTTCGACAGGAGTCATGGCGAAAGGAAGCACTCTCTCGCGGATTCCACTCGGTGCTCAGTGTTCTGCTCGCGTATGATGAGTTCACGTACGGCGTTCTGACTGTGTATGCAGAATCCCAAAACGCATTCGACGAGACCTCCCGTGCAGTACTGGCCGAGCTCGGCGAGACGATCGCTTCGGCGACGAGTGCAGTCGAGCGAAAAAACGCACTTGTTACAACTTCGATGACGCGTCTCGAATTCAAGATCGAGGACCCAGCGTTCGTGCTTTCTCGGCTTGCACAGGAGGCAGACTGCACGCTCTCCTATCACGGCGGGGTGCAACAGACCACAGACGGCGTCTACGTCTTCGTGACTGTTGAGGGTGCAGTTGTCGATGCGGCTGAACGGGTCGCGACGGAGTTGGTCGCAGTCGAAGAGGTTCATCGAATCAGCGCCGATGGTACCGAAGGTGTGCTCAGGCTCAAACTCGCTCAGCCGTTTCTCGCACTCGAATTAGCTGACCACGGGGCAGTTCTCCACAGTGCCTCGGTTGATGCGTCATCCGCAAATCTCGTTATCGACGTTCCAGATAGCGTCGATGTGCGCCATATCACGCAGCTCGTGACTGAGCCGTTCGACAATGTCGAATTCCAATCAAAACAGACGCTCGATCGAACGTCCAGCCAGAGTCTTTACTCACAGTTCCTCGATCAGCTAACCGACAGACAGCTCGAAGTGGTTCAGATGGCGTATTACAGCGGGTTTTTCGAATCACCGCGTGAAAACACAGGCGAAGAGATCGCTGACGTACTTGATATCTCGCCGACTGCCTTCTATCGGCACGCCCGGACAGTCCAACGAAAGCTATTCTCGACGTTGTTCGACGACGTTGGTATTCCTACCTCATCCATGGATTAG
- a CDS encoding rubrerythrin-like domain-containing protein, which translates to MRDVSYDPNSKSAYECFNCGTIVRAESNPGTCDNCGSAMRNRLIPLE; encoded by the coding sequence ATGAGAGATGTCAGCTACGACCCTAATTCGAAGTCGGCATACGAGTGTTTCAACTGCGGTACGATCGTGAGAGCAGAGTCGAATCCGGGAACGTGTGATAATTGTGGGAGCGCGATGCGAAATAGGCTGATACCGCTCGAGTGA
- a CDS encoding cation diffusion facilitator family transporter — MSNLVGFIVELAGGLLFGSVALLSDALHMLFDMLAYSMAFGASYTVDRFEGGETWSYGLHRLEPVAAFLNGVLFIPMVGYILWESYQRFLDPVTIDPELTLIVATGGLLVNVGSVYVLQSGEMSLNERSAFYHLLGDAGGSIAVIVATVAVAVADLPIADPVAATLIGFLVLWSAGTVLRESSSILLERSPSSQDDLRTDITALGDVERVDDIHVWQVCSQLTVATVHLVGPATSLENQRTDSHRRTSD, encoded by the coding sequence GTGAGCAACCTCGTTGGTTTCATCGTCGAGTTGGCTGGCGGTCTCCTGTTTGGTTCGGTTGCACTGCTCAGTGACGCACTCCACATGCTGTTCGACATGCTCGCATACTCGATGGCGTTCGGTGCGAGTTACACCGTAGACCGCTTTGAAGGCGGTGAAACGTGGTCATACGGCCTTCATCGTCTGGAGCCAGTCGCTGCCTTCCTGAATGGTGTCCTGTTTATCCCAATGGTTGGCTACATCCTCTGGGAGTCCTATCAGAGATTTCTCGATCCCGTCACCATCGACCCGGAACTGACGCTTATCGTTGCCACTGGTGGCTTACTCGTCAACGTCGGATCGGTATACGTCCTTCAGAGCGGTGAAATGAGCCTCAACGAACGCAGCGCGTTCTACCACCTGCTTGGCGATGCGGGCGGCTCGATCGCAGTGATCGTTGCAACGGTGGCCGTCGCCGTAGCAGATCTCCCGATCGCCGACCCGGTCGCTGCCACGCTGATCGGATTCCTGGTTCTCTGGTCGGCTGGGACGGTTCTTCGGGAGAGTTCGTCGATCCTCCTCGAACGAAGTCCGAGTTCACAAGACGATCTTCGAACTGACATCACTGCATTGGGCGATGTCGAACGCGTCGATGATATCCACGTTTGGCAAGTGTGTAGCCAACTCACTGTGGCGACTGTCCATCTCGTCGGTCCGGCGACGTCCCTCGAAAATCAGCGGACAGATTCTCATCGTCGAACGAGCGATTAG
- a CDS encoding heavy metal translocating P-type ATPase, which produces MTESADDGADLPHCGQDHDHCHEHPHDDVNASSSTDSTETTISLDVPDMDCPSCAGKVENSLRKLDGIEDLEPQVTTGVLSVTYDSGRVSADDVVQRVEAAGYSVQAHNQSRTATFAVPDMDCPSCAGKVENSVQKLDGVESYETRPTIGQVTVTYDDRAVTPGAIEQAIENAGYPVEAASTEDSENNSTLETASSDETSVWQSRRATKTALSGVLLGLGLLVEWALTGLNTEVVSVLSVGFTTAEVFFLAGIVLGGQAILRNGYYSARNLNLDIDFLMSAAIVSAVVASLIASKSLYFEAATLAFLFSTSELLERHSMDRTRSSLRELMDLSPDEATVRRDGETMTIPVDAVQIGDRVVVRPGEKIPMDGTVREGESAVNQAPITGESVPVDKTLGDAVYAGTINEEGYLEVEVTSAVSDNTISRIVDLIENAQSNKTEREQFVERFANYYTPVMVGVAVLVAAVPPLLFSASWVEWLVAGITMLVLACPCAFVISTPVSVVSGITSAAKNGVLIKGGNHLEAMGAVETVAVDKTGTLTKGELVVTDVVPLGEHTDEDVLRCARGLETRSEHPIGEAIVAHTDGTTVAREISDFESLTGRGVRADLDGTRHYAGKPELFDDLGFDLGHAHVVNDGNTDLSTEMRNLCDQQGCLNLVTDTIPRLQSDGKTVILVGREDELEGIIAVADAVRPAAQETVERLHELGVRVVMLTGDNEGTARAIADEVGVDDYRAELLPEDKVTAVEALMTEHDGVAMVGDGINDAPALATATVGIAMGAAGTDTALETADIALMGDDLSRLPYVYELAHDANGVIRQNIWASLAVKALLAVGVPFGYVGVAHAVLIGDAGMTVGVTGNAMRLSRIRPDDSPTEKP; this is translated from the coding sequence ATGACAGAGTCCGCAGACGACGGAGCTGACTTGCCACACTGTGGTCAGGATCACGACCACTGCCATGAGCACCCCCACGACGATGTCAACGCTTCGTCTTCCACGGACAGCACGGAGACAACCATCTCTCTCGATGTTCCGGATATGGACTGTCCGTCCTGCGCGGGAAAGGTAGAAAACAGCCTCCGGAAGCTCGACGGAATCGAAGATCTCGAACCGCAGGTAACGACTGGTGTGTTATCGGTGACGTACGATAGTGGTCGAGTGTCTGCAGACGACGTCGTCCAGCGGGTTGAGGCGGCCGGATACTCGGTCCAAGCGCACAATCAGTCCCGGACAGCGACGTTTGCGGTTCCGGATATGGACTGTCCGTCTTGTGCAGGGAAGGTAGAAAACAGCGTTCAGAAACTTGATGGCGTAGAATCATACGAGACACGGCCAACCATCGGGCAGGTAACTGTCACCTACGATGACAGGGCTGTCACTCCCGGAGCAATCGAGCAGGCCATCGAGAACGCGGGCTACCCTGTCGAAGCAGCCTCTACCGAGGACAGTGAGAACAACAGCACTCTCGAGACGGCTTCTTCAGATGAGACGAGCGTCTGGCAGAGCCGTCGGGCAACGAAAACCGCTCTCAGTGGCGTCTTACTCGGGCTAGGATTACTCGTTGAATGGGCACTCACCGGTCTGAATACCGAGGTCGTATCAGTGCTCAGTGTCGGATTTACCACGGCTGAGGTCTTCTTTCTCGCTGGAATCGTTCTGGGCGGTCAGGCGATCCTTCGGAACGGCTACTACTCTGCGCGCAATCTGAATCTCGACATCGACTTCCTGATGTCAGCGGCCATCGTGAGTGCAGTCGTCGCCAGTCTTATCGCTTCTAAAAGTTTGTATTTCGAGGCTGCGACGCTCGCATTTCTCTTCAGCACCTCCGAACTCCTTGAACGGCATTCGATGGATCGGACGCGCAGTTCACTGCGGGAACTGATGGATCTCTCGCCAGACGAGGCGACTGTCCGCCGCGACGGTGAGACGATGACGATTCCCGTTGATGCTGTTCAGATCGGTGACCGCGTCGTGGTTCGGCCGGGCGAAAAAATTCCGATGGACGGAACGGTTCGTGAGGGCGAAAGCGCCGTCAACCAAGCGCCAATCACCGGAGAGTCCGTCCCGGTCGATAAGACCCTCGGAGATGCTGTATACGCGGGGACGATCAACGAAGAAGGATATCTCGAAGTCGAAGTCACATCCGCTGTCAGTGACAACACGATCTCACGAATCGTCGATCTCATCGAGAACGCACAGTCGAATAAGACCGAACGCGAGCAGTTTGTCGAGCGGTTTGCGAACTACTACACACCGGTTATGGTCGGTGTAGCGGTGCTGGTTGCGGCTGTTCCGCCACTCCTATTCAGTGCATCGTGGGTTGAGTGGCTCGTTGCTGGTATCACGATGCTCGTCCTCGCTTGTCCCTGTGCGTTCGTCATTTCGACGCCCGTCTCGGTCGTTTCAGGGATCACCAGTGCGGCGAAGAACGGCGTTCTCATCAAGGGAGGCAACCACCTCGAAGCGATGGGTGCCGTAGAGACAGTCGCTGTCGATAAGACTGGCACCCTCACAAAAGGAGAGCTCGTCGTCACGGACGTCGTTCCACTCGGCGAGCACACCGATGAGGACGTTCTCCGGTGTGCGCGTGGACTCGAAACACGCTCCGAACATCCAATCGGAGAGGCGATTGTCGCTCACACCGACGGAACGACCGTCGCCAGAGAGATATCCGACTTCGAGAGTCTCACCGGAAGAGGCGTTCGCGCGGATCTCGATGGAACACGCCACTACGCTGGTAAGCCCGAGCTGTTCGACGACCTCGGCTTTGATCTCGGCCACGCCCACGTCGTCAACGACGGCAACACAGATCTCTCGACCGAGATGCGCAATCTCTGTGATCAACAAGGCTGTCTCAATCTCGTCACGGACACCATTCCTCGCTTGCAGTCCGACGGGAAGACGGTCATTCTTGTTGGTCGAGAGGATGAACTCGAAGGAATCATCGCTGTCGCCGATGCGGTTCGTCCCGCGGCCCAAGAGACAGTCGAGCGCCTTCACGAGTTAGGCGTGCGGGTGGTGATGCTCACTGGCGACAACGAAGGGACAGCTCGTGCGATCGCTGACGAGGTAGGTGTCGATGACTACCGTGCCGAACTCCTCCCAGAGGACAAAGTCACAGCCGTCGAAGCGCTCATGACTGAGCACGACGGTGTTGCGATGGTTGGCGACGGAATCAATGACGCACCGGCACTCGCCACGGCGACAGTGGGAATCGCAATGGGTGCAGCAGGCACGGATACAGCCCTCGAAACAGCAGACATCGCGCTCATGGGCGATGATCTCTCGCGGCTCCCGTACGTGTACGAACTCGCTCACGACGCAAACGGCGTTATCCGGCAGAACATCTGGGCGAGTCTCGCTGTGAAAGCGCTCCTCGCTGTCGGCGTCCCCTTCGGATACGTCGGCGTTGCACACGCGGTGCTGATTGGCGATGCCGGAATGACCGTCGGCGTTACCGGCAACGCGATGCGCCTCTCACGGATCCGCCCAGATGATTCACCCACTGAAAAGCCCTGA
- a CDS encoding hydroxyacid-oxoacid transhydrogenase — protein sequence MSYERSVSAPEHELSPETVWHLQLPEIRFGRNAVEELGFQLHDLGVEADAHGLIITDERLVELGHVDRVDRALTDAGFAVDVYDDCEREPSLAAVGECLSFVRDEQGSEGYDFYVGFGGGSCMDTAKATRAVIENGGELIDYIAEPTGNGETLTESAIPLVLMPTTAGTGAEISPVTILSVEEKSIKEGISSNHVRADAAVLDPTFTTTLPPAMTAKTAMDALGHAIEGYTTHEYDSLLRASDPASRPTYAGRTPVTEAFSEKAIDLLAGNVRCVVNNGDDIAARSAMLQGALFGAIAGLTAGASLCHAMAYPVGNRYHTYHGETIAVLTPASTLGYNAASDPERFARIAKMLGVDTTGMSTRAAANEAKSEYIRLQRDLNVLPSGLSELADITEDDLEWLANQTTKTQQRLLRCNPRPVTTEDVHAIFEDALHNWG from the coding sequence ATGAGCTACGAGCGTTCTGTCTCCGCACCGGAGCACGAGCTTTCCCCCGAGACAGTCTGGCACCTCCAACTTCCCGAGATCCGATTCGGTCGGAATGCTGTCGAGGAACTCGGATTCCAGCTCCACGATCTCGGCGTCGAAGCGGATGCCCACGGCCTGATCATCACCGACGAACGACTGGTTGAACTCGGCCACGTCGATCGCGTCGACCGAGCACTCACTGATGCTGGGTTTGCAGTCGATGTGTACGACGACTGCGAGCGCGAGCCGTCTCTGGCGGCTGTTGGAGAGTGTCTCTCGTTCGTCCGCGACGAGCAGGGATCGGAAGGATACGACTTCTACGTTGGTTTCGGTGGTGGAAGCTGCATGGACACCGCGAAAGCGACACGAGCAGTGATCGAAAACGGCGGGGAACTCATCGATTACATCGCCGAACCCACTGGGAATGGTGAGACACTCACCGAATCGGCCATTCCGCTCGTCCTCATGCCAACTACTGCGGGAACGGGTGCCGAAATCTCTCCGGTGACGATCCTCTCGGTTGAGGAAAAAAGTATCAAAGAGGGAATTTCGAGCAATCACGTTCGCGCTGACGCTGCAGTGCTCGATCCGACGTTTACGACGACGCTCCCGCCAGCCATGACCGCAAAGACAGCGATGGATGCGCTCGGCCACGCCATCGAGGGGTACACGACCCACGAGTACGACTCCTTGCTTCGGGCGAGCGATCCAGCATCACGGCCGACGTACGCCGGACGGACACCCGTGACCGAAGCTTTCAGCGAGAAGGCTATCGACCTCTTAGCTGGTAATGTCCGTTGTGTAGTGAACAACGGTGATGACATTGCTGCTCGCTCGGCGATGCTCCAAGGCGCGTTGTTCGGTGCCATCGCGGGACTCACCGCTGGTGCGAGCCTCTGTCACGCGATGGCCTACCCTGTCGGAAATCGATACCACACCTACCACGGCGAAACCATTGCGGTTCTCACACCGGCGAGCACGCTCGGCTACAACGCTGCGAGCGATCCCGAGCGGTTCGCACGAATCGCCAAAATGCTCGGTGTCGATACCACCGGAATGAGCACTCGTGCCGCAGCAAACGAGGCGAAATCGGAGTATATCCGTCTCCAACGCGATCTAAACGTTCTTCCGAGTGGTCTCTCTGAACTCGCGGATATCACAGAAGACGATCTTGAGTGGCTCGCAAACCAAACCACAAAGACCCAACAACGGCTGCTTCGGTGTAATCCGCGCCCGGTCACAACTGAAGACGTGCACGCGATTTTCGAAGATGCACTGCACAACTGGGGGTAG
- a CDS encoding N-acyl homoserine lactonase family protein — protein sequence MVDATIDVIDRGGLECDLNYLIEGNTLGSHDTPNPDTEYVKIPVPNFVINHPEGIILWDTGSHHDAANGHWPEGLVQAFYPYDAHEHRLDDDLEEAGYSIEEIDYVFQSHLHLDHAGGLEFFDGTDTPIFVHEEELKFAYYSTKSDEGSAAYVLDDFDHDLNWTVLHRDRETHFEGVEFIRLPGHTPGLTGTMVHLPDESVVFAGDELYQTENYVDETPLGAGLLWSHRHWFQSLNLLKELERRHDAEIVYGHDPEQFAEIKDGWRR from the coding sequence ATGGTAGATGCTACCATTGATGTTATCGATCGTGGTGGATTAGAGTGTGATTTGAATTATCTGATCGAGGGAAACACGCTTGGCTCCCACGACACTCCAAACCCCGACACGGAGTACGTCAAAATTCCCGTTCCGAATTTCGTGATCAACCATCCAGAGGGAATCATTCTTTGGGACACTGGGTCTCATCACGACGCTGCCAACGGCCACTGGCCTGAGGGACTCGTGCAAGCGTTCTATCCGTACGATGCCCACGAACACCGTCTTGACGACGATTTAGAGGAGGCTGGTTATTCCATCGAGGAAATTGACTACGTTTTCCAGAGTCACCTGCATCTTGATCACGCCGGTGGCTTGGAGTTCTTCGACGGAACAGACACACCAATCTTCGTCCACGAGGAGGAACTCAAATTCGCCTACTACAGTACGAAATCAGACGAGGGATCGGCGGCCTACGTTCTCGATGATTTCGACCACGATCTCAATTGGACAGTGCTTCACCGTGATCGAGAGACTCACTTCGAAGGAGTGGAGTTCATTCGCTTGCCCGGACACACGCCGGGGCTGACAGGAACGATGGTGCACCTTCCGGATGAGTCAGTGGTCTTCGCTGGCGACGAACTCTATCAAACCGAAAATTACGTGGATGAGACGCCATTGGGTGCCGGACTGCTCTGGAGCCACCGTCACTGGTTCCAGAGTCTAAATCTGCTCAAAGAACTCGAACGCCGACACGACGCTGAAATCGTCTACGGTCACGACCCAGAACAGTTCGCGGAAATCAAAGACGGGTGGAGACGATGA